Sequence from the Acidimicrobiales bacterium genome:
ACGCGCCACGGTCCGGCTGACACGGCGCCGCGCCCACGCTTGCCCGACGTCACCGACGACGGCGACGATGGCGCGGTGCCTGTCGCCCGTTCGCCCGTCGACTCCGATCACATCCTCGGTATCGGGCGGGCGGCCGGGCTCGACGCGGTCGGCATCGCGTCGGCGGAGCCGTTCGACCTCGCCCGCGACGAGATCGAGCGGCGCCGTGCTGCGGGACTGCACGCGGGGATGGCCTTCACCTTCCGCAACCCGGCACGCTCCACCGATCCGAGCCGGACCCTGCCCTCGGCGGCGGCACTGGTCGTCGGTGCGCTCAGCTATGCCGAACCCGGCTCCGCACCCGTTCCCGGCAGAGGGCCCGTGGGCCGGGTCGCCAAGTACTCCTGGACCGACCACTACGCCCGGCTGCGGGAGGCGCTCGGCGTCGTGGCCGATGAGCTGAAGGGTGCTGGCTGGCGTGGGATCGTTCTCGCCGACGACAACGCGCTGGTGGACCGCGCCGCCGCCCATCGCGCCGGCATCGGCTGGCTCGGCAAGAACGCCAACCTCCTCCTGCCCGGTCAGGGCTCGTGGTTCGTGCTCGGCGCCGTGCTCACCGACGCTCCGCTCGATCCTGTGGACGAGCCGGTCCCCGACGGGTGCGGGTCCTGCACCCAGTGTCTGGAGGGATGCCCGACCGGGGCGATCATCGAACCGGGTGTGGTCGATGCCAGACGGTGCCTGGCCTGGTTGGTGCAGGCCCCCGGTTCGTTTCCCCACGAGCATCGTGAGGCTCTGGGGGACCGCATCTACGGTTGTGACGACTGCCAGGACGTGTGTCCGCCGAACCGGCGGGTCCTGCGTCAGATCGCCGGTTCGACCACCGACCAAGCCGGCGACATCGAGGGGTGGGTCCCGCTGCTCGAGATGCTCGCCAGCAGCGACGACGAGCTGCTCGAGCGCCACGGTCGTTGGTACATTCCCCAACGCGATCCCGCGTACCTGCGGCGCAACGCGCTGCTCGCGCTGGCCAACGTCGCCGATCCCGACGCCGCTTCGGTGCGCGACGCGGTGGCCGGTGCGCTGGTGCACCACGATGCCCTCGTGCGATCGCACGCGGTGTGGGCGGCGCGGCGCCTCGGCTATGACGAGCTGACATCGGCCCTCGCCGACGATCCCGATCCCTCGGTTCAAGACGAACTGGCCGCCCCCGCTCCCACCCCACGAAGGACCCTGTGAAGCACCTGCTCGTCACCAACGACTTCCCACCCAAGGTCGGCGGCATCCAGGGCTATCTGTGGGAGCTCTGGCGTCGCCTGCCTCCCGACTCGTTCACCGTGCTCACCACTCCGCATCCCGAGGCTGCCACGTGGGACGCCGAGCAGCGGTTCGCGGTGGAACGGACCCGCCAACCGGTGCTGTTGCCGACGCCAGGGCTACGCGACGAGATCGACCGGCTCGCCGAGCGCACGGGAGCCGAACTGGTGGTGCTCGACCCCGCCCTGCCACTGGGCGCCCTCGGCCCGTCGTTGAGACGTCCATACGCGATCGTGCTCCACGGTGCGGAGGTCACCGTTCCCGGTCGGCTCCCCGGGTCTCGCGCGCTCCTCGGCCGGGTCCTTCGCGGCGCCGACCGGGTGATCGCCGCCGGCGGGTACCCCCTCGCCGAGGGCGAGCACGCGGCCGGCAGGACGCTCCCCGGCGTGGTCGTTCCTCCGGGTGTCGACGTCGACCGGTTCCGACCGCTCGGCCCCCAAGAGCGGGCGGCCGCCCGTTCGCGGCTCGGCCTTCCCCCAGACTCCACCATCGTGCTCGGGCTCAGCCGTCTCGTGCCCCGCAAAGGGTTCGACGTGCTCATCGAAGCTGCCGGCTCTCTCGCAGCCCGCCACCGGTCCCTCCTCGTCGCCATCGCGGGGTCGGGCCGCGACCGTCCCCGCCTGGAGCGCCTCGCCCGGCGCTGCGGGGCACCGGTGCAGTTCCTGGGTCGGGTTCCCGACGACTCGGTCCCGGCGCTCTACGCCAGCGCCGACGTGTTCGCCATGCTCTGCCGCAACCGATGGGCGGGTCTCGAACAAGAGGGGTTCGGCATCGTCTTCCTCGAGGCCGCGGCGGCTGGTGTCGCCACCATCGCCGGTCGCAGCGGTGGGGCAGGCGAAGCGGTGGCCCACGGCCAGACCGGGCTGGTCGTCGACCGGCCCACCGACCCCGCTTCGGTGGCCAGCGCCATCGACGTGCTGCTCGCCGACCCCGACCGCCGGCAGCAGATGGGCCAGCGGGCACGTCGACGGGTGGTGGCCGACTTCACCTACACGGGCCTGGCCGCCCGCCTCGGATCCGCGCTCGGGGTCGACTCGTGATCGCCGGTGGCGCGCCGGGTCGGGCCTCGTGGGCCGGCACCGGTGCGCTGACGGTGGCCAGCATGCTCGGAGTGGTGGCGATCGACACCTTCGCCCCCTTGGTGGTGTGGCTGTCGGTCGGCCTGTTCGCCATCGGGTGTGTGCTGTTCTTCGTTGCCTACTCCATCGCGGTCGGCCGGAGCCGGACCGAGGCCATCGGCGTGGGCGGTGTCTACTTCCTGGCCGGAAGCGCACCCCGTCGGGTCCGGCGGTCCCTCATGGGCTCACTCGTCGCCCAGTGCCTGATTGCGGTGGCGGTGATCGTCCTGGCCCCGTTCACCTCGTTGGTCATGGTCTCCATGGCGCCGATGTTCGGGGTGGGCTGTGCCGGGCTGTGGGGAGCCCGTCACGGCACGTTCCCACCGCGGCGTGCTCGGAGCGGCGCGTCACCCGACGAGACGTCGTGATCGGGGTGCCGTGATGACGACGGGGGTCCCGATCGGCCAGAATGCAGCGACACGTCCCACACTCTCAGCCATGGGAGGCTGGAATCGATGCCCGAGCAGGCCACCGAACGGACCGTGATCGCCGCACCGCTCGAACGGTGCTACGAGGTCGCGGCCGACGTCGAGCGGTACCCGGAGTGGGCCAACGACGTCAAGGAGGCCAGGGTGCTCGAGCGCGACGACCAGGGACGCCCGCTCGAGGTCGCGTTCCGCACTGCGGCGATGGGCCGCAGCACCAACTACACCCTGCGCTACGACTACGACCAGGCCCCGAAGCGGCTGTCGTGGCGGCTGGTCAGCGGTGATCTCACCCGTGTGCTCGACGGCAGCTACGAGTTCTCGCCCCATCCCGACGATCCCGGCAGCACCGAGGTCGCCTATACGCTCAACGTCGATCTGGTGGTCCCACTACCCGGTTTCGTCAAGCGTCGGGCCGAGACCAAGATCCTCCGGACCGCCCTCCCCGAGCTGAAGGCACGCGTCGAGGCGATCACCACCTCCTGATAGGCGGCTCCCGCACCTCATCTTCTGGCCCTGGCGGCCGATCTGGCAACCGACCATGCGCATTCTCCGACTTGACCTCGATACGGGTGACGAGCTCGACCTCCACCCCTATGTGACCGTCCTCGGCGGTCTCGACCCCGGTGCTCAGAGCCGGATCATCGAGTCGTTCTCGCGGATCGCGCGCGGCGACGTCGAGGGTCTCAGCGGACTGGTCGAAGCCCACGGCATGTTGGTCGAGATCGACCCGGTGCGCGTGGCCAGCCTCGAGCTCCCTTCCGATGCCGATGTGGTGGTCGAGGCCGAGCAGCTCCCTGGTGCGACCCTGCTGGCGGATGCCGACACCGAGTCCGACCGCGACCGCGAGATGCGCGGACAGATCACCTCGGTCGAAGGCGACCTCGCCCGGATCGACGACGAGATCCACCGGGTCGCCGACCAGCTCGACCACCGGACCGTCGAGCTCGACGAGGCACGGCGAGAACTCGACGAGTTCGCCGTCACGGCCCACGAAGCGGCGCTGCGCGCCGTCGACGAAGCCGAGTCCCTCGCCCGGCAGCGCGCCCACGGGGAGCACGACCACCCGCCTGCGGTCCCGCCGGAGCCCTCACCCGACGCACAGCATCGAGAGCAGCTCGCATCCGAGCTGGCCGAGCGCCGCCGGCGTCACGACGACTTCGAGACCCTGCTCGACGAGGAACGACTCGGGTTGCTGCAGCTGCTCGAGCAGCTCGAGGCCGAACGCGCCACGCTCGACGAGTTGCGTGCCGAGTTGGCCGACGAAGCATCTGCGGTTGAACCGGCCGATCCGTCGCCGCCGCTGGAGCCGGAGTCGGAGTCGGAGCCTGCCGAGTCGCTGCCCGACCGCACTGCCATGGCCGAGGTCGAACAGGGGATCCGCGAGGTTCTGGCCGGACCACCCGAGGCAGAGATGGTGCCCTCGCTACCCGCGGCCGCCCTGGCCGACCAGGTGGCTGCACACCGGCAACGCCAGCGCGAGTTCGAGCGCGATCTGGCCGAACGCGGCCTCGATCCGGGTGCCGTGCGAGCCCGCCTCACCGAAGCCCGCAGCGCCGAAGCCGAAGCCGCCGAAGCCGCCGAGCCGCGCACCGTCCCGCCCGAGGACGATCGTGAGATCGAACGTCTCCACGACGAGGTGATCGAGAACGTCGACAAGCGAAACAGCCGCCGCCATGGCAGAGAGGCCACCCGCGTCTACGAAGCGGCCAGCACCAAGCTCGAGGTTCTCCTCGGCCGCTACGGGTTCCCCACCTACGCGTCCTACCTCATGGGTCGCACCATGCCCACCGTCGACGAGGGCGCCCATCAGCGCCACGACGAGGCACAACGGTTGGTGGCCCAGCTCGAGCGCGAGCTCGAGGAGGTCATCGCCGCCGTCGAGTCCGACCCGCACGCTCGGATGCTGCAAGCCGAGCGCGAGCAGCTCTGGTCGGCGGCCAAGGAGCTGTTGGGTGAACTACCCGAAGACGTCGAAGGGGCGCTTCGCCGGCTCCGGGTGCCCGGTCAGGTCGAGTTCGATGCCCCCGACCGGTTGCGGGATCGTCTCCGCCGGCTCGGGGTCGACATCGCCAACGCCGCCACCTCCGCCTCGCTGGTCGAGCTCGCCGACCAGTGGCTCACCGATGCCAACGCCGCCCACGATCGTGCCGAGGCGCTGGCGAGCACTCCTGTCGACGACGGTCTCCCCCACGTTCGCCTGCCGGGTGGCTTCACCGCTTCGGAGACCAAGGGGCCGAACCAGGTCTCGTCGCCGCTCGAGCAGCGGGTCATCGAGCAGGAGGCCCTGGTCGAGAAGCTGTTGCAGCGCAGCATCGAGCTCGACGCCGAGCTCACCGACCGCGAGTCGGAGTCCGAGCACCTCGCCGCGGAGATCGCCTCCATCGAGGCCGACCTGGTCGGCCTCGACGAGGCGCACGCCAGCAGTCGGACCCTCGAGGCCGAGCGAGAGGCCGCCGCCACCTCCAGCGCGGAGGCTGCCCTCGACACCAGGATCAATTCCGATCCGGCCGTCGTCTCGGCTCGGGAGCAGGCTGCGCTGACCGAGGCGCGACTGCAGCGCCACCACGGCGCCGTCGAGCGTGTCGATCGGCTCCACGCCGCCATCGGGGAGCTACGCCGATCCGAACGCGCGCTCACCGCCGAACGCGACTCGCTTCGGGGTGATCTCGAAGCCATGCGGGCAGAATCCAGCCGCCTCGGCGGTGCCGGAGCTCCCTTGCCCGCCGTCGAGTGGCAGCTGACCGAGGAGGGCGTCGGCCCCATCGAGTGGTACCTCCTCGGCCGGGTGGCCTCGTTGCGCTCGGTGTCGCCCGCCGGCTCGGTACCGCTCGTGCTGAACGACGCGTTCAGGGGTCTGCCCTCGAGCGAGGTCGAGAGCCTGTGCGATGCGCTGGCCCGCATCGGCGAGACGGTGCAGGTGATCTATCTCGGCGACGAGCTGGCCGTCACCGATTGGGCCCAACGCCAGGGTCTCGACCACGCTGCAGTGGTTCGTCCCGGCCAGCCTGCGATGTGATGGGAGGCTGACTGGGCGGTTCTGTCTACGATGCGAGCACACCACCCAGGAGGCACCGTGACTGCGATCACCGACGATCTCGTTCGGGAACTGGCCCAGTTCGACGCACAGGGCGCGGCAGTCGTCAGCTGCTACCTGAACGTCGACGGCCGGGCCCGGGTCCGACCCGTCGACTACGAGCAGGATCTTGATCGCCTCGTTCGGCGGCTCCGATCCGACGGCCAGCTGATCCCCGAGGTCGCCGACGATGTCGACCGCATCATCTCCCACGTGCACAACGGCTTCGACCGCTCGAGCGTGCGCGGTCTCGCACTGTTCTCGTGCTCGGCAGCTGGGCTGTGGAAGGTGATCGACCTGCCGGTGCCGGTCCACAACCGGCTCACGGTGGGCCCGGTGCCTGCGGTGGCGCAACTCGAATCGGTGGTCGAGCAGCTCCAGCCCATCGGGATGCTGCTGGTCGACCGCCAACGCACCCGGGTCCTGGTGTTCGACGGAGGCGAGCTCGTCGAGCGGTCCGAAGCACTCGATGAGCTGCCGCGCGACTACGACGAGCGAGGCCACGCCGCCCGTGGCGATGTGAGCGGCCACGTCGACGAGCTGGCCCACCAGCACCTGCGTGATGCAGCACGGATCGCCTTCGAGGTCTTCCGGACCCACGGCGTGGACCGGGTGACGCTGGGTGGTGCGGCCGAAGCGGTCAGCGACATCGAGCAGCACCTGCATCCGTACCTGCGTGAATGCCTCGTCGACCCATCTGGTCTCGGCGTGTCCGCCTCCGACGACGAGATCCGCGTGGCGATGCTCGACATCGAGGCCCGCACCGAGCGGGCCGTCGAAGCCGAGGCGGTGGCCCGGTTGCGCGACGCCGTCGGCGCGAACGGCAAGGGTGTTCTGGGGTTGGTCGACACCCTTCGCGTCCTGTCCGAGCGCCGCATCGAGCTCCTGTTGGTGTCCGAGGGCTTCGAGGAGTCGGGGTGGCGGTGCCCCAAGTGCGAGGTCCTCGCCACGGTGGGTCCCCGCTGTGCGATGTGCGATTCGGAGATGGATCACCTCGATGACGTGGTGTCCGAGGCGGTCCAACAGGTGATGCACCAGTCGGGTCGGGTCGAGGTGTGCGTGGAGAATCCCGACCTCGATGTCCTGGGCCGCATCGGCGCCTTGCTCCGGTACTGAGAGCCCCCGGGTGGCAGCGATATCGGTCGGGGTCGACCTCGGGGGAACCAAGGTCTTCGGCGTCGCCGTCGACCCGGAGTCGGCACAGGTCGTGGCCACGCGACGGACCTCGACCCCGAGCAGCGGAGCGGAGATCGTCTCCTCGATCGTCCAGATGGTCGAGGAGCTCGCGGGCGAGGCCCAGCGACCGTTGGGATCGGTGGGGATCGGCGCCGCGGGCCTCGTCGATGCCCGAGGAGTGCTGCGCTTCGCTCCCAACCTTCCCGGCGTCGTTGATCTGGACCTCGCAGGTGCGGTCGGGTCACGTGTCGAGGCACCGGTCGCGGTCGACAACGACGCCACCTGCTCCGCGGTGGCCGAGCACCGTACCGGGGCCGCGCGAGGGACGGCGAACGCCATCGTGGTCGCCCTCGGCACGGGCATCGGGGGCGCACTGATCATGGACGGCGAGGTGCGCCGCGGTGCCAACCACATGGCCGGCGAGTTCGGCCACCTCCTCGTCGACCCGGATGGGCCCCCGTGCGGCTGCGGGAACCGCGGGTGTTGGGAGCAGTACGCCTCGGGCAGCGCGCTCGGTCGACTCGGCCGGGACGCGGCGTCATCAGGACGGGCTCCCTCACTGCTCGACCGGGCCGAAGGGCGCCTCGACGAGATCGACGGTCTGGCCGTCACGGCCGCCGCCGTCGCCGGTGACCAGGCCGCAGTGGCCGTGCTCGACGACTTCGCCAGATGGGTCGCGGTCGGGCTCGCCGGATTGGTGAACATCGTCGATCCCGAGCTGGTGGTCATGGGGGGTGGCCTGGTCCGAGCCGGCGACCTCTTGTTGGATCCGGTCCGCACCCACCTCGACGACCTGGTGATGGGTGCTGCGTACCGGCCGGCGGTACCGGTGGCGCCCGCCACCGCGGGCGATGCCGCCGCGGCGGTGGGCGCGGCGTTGTTGTTCGCCGCTTGACGGTGCTGCAGGGATGAAACCGGTCCCAGGGTGACCCACCGACAGGAGTAGCCTGTGCGGGCATGGAGTTCCGCCGCATCACGGGCTTGCCGCCCTACGTCTTCGCCACCATCAACGATCTCAAGATCGAGGCGCGGCGCGCAGGGCGCGATGTGATCGACCTCGGGTTCGGCAATCCCGATCTGTCCTCGCCACAGATCGCGGTCGACAAGCTGGCCGAGGCGGTGCAGAACCCCCGCAATCATCGGTACAGCCAGAGCAAGGGCATACCCAAGCTCCGCGAGGCCGTCGCCGCGCTCTACTCACGTCGGTTCGACGTCGAGCTCGACCCCGAGACCGAGGTGATCAACACCATCGGCGCCAAGGAGGGCTTCTCGCACCTGATGTGGGTGCTGCTGCAGGCCGGTGACACCGCGTTGGTGCCCACCCCCTCCTATCCCATCCACATCTGGGGTCCGCTCTTCGCCGGCGCGAACATCACCGAGGTTCCGCTCGGCACCGGCGACGATTTCTTCTCGGCGATGGAGGAGGCCTGGGAGTACGCCTGGCCCAAACCCCGGGTTGCCGTGCTGTCGTTCCCGCACAACCCCACCACCACCTGTGTCGATCTCGACTTCTTCGCCAAGACCGTCGAGTTCGCCCGCGAGCGCAACGTGGTGCTGGTCCACGACCACGCCTATGCCGATCTCGGCTTCGACGGCTACGAGCCCCCGTCGATCTTGCAGGTGCCGGGGGCCAAGGATGTCGCCGTCGAGCTCTACTCGATGACCAAGTCGTACTCCATGGCCGGATGGCGGGTCGCGTTCATGGTGGGCAACCCCGAGGTCGTCGCCGCCCTGGCCAAGCTCAAGTCCTATCTCGACTACGGCACCTTCCAGCCCATCCAGATCGCGGCGACGGTGACCCTCAACGAGGCGGACGAGTATCCGGGCCAGGTGCGCCAGGTGTACCAGGCCCGGCGCGATGCCCTGATCGACGGGCTCGACCGCATCGGATGGTCGGTACCCCGGCCCCAAGGCACCATGTTCGCATGGGCCCCCATCCCCGAGGCCTACCACGAGATGGACTCGGTCGAGTTCGCCTCGCACCTGGTGACCGAGGCCGACGTCGCCGTCTCGCCCGGTGCCGGGTTCGGTTCCGGTGGCGAGCGATTCGTGCGGTTCGCGCTGATCGAGAACGAGCAACGCATCAACCAGGCGGTGCGAAACCTACGGCGGGCGCTCACCAAGCTCTGAGGACCGGCCCGCCGATCAGACGGCCAGGCCGTCCAGGCAGAAGCGCACGGCCAGGTCGGCCAGCTCCCCGGCGTCGGGGCCGTGCTCGTGGCGCAGCATGATCGAGAGGTGCACGGTCACCCCGAGGATCGCGTGGGCCAGCATCTGCGGATCGTCGTCGCGCACCTGGCCACTGATGATGGCATCCTTGACGAGTCCGACGACATCGGCGAGCGCGACGTCGTGCGCCTGGCGCAGCGTCGGGGCGAACCGATCCTCGCCGGAGGCGAACTGGGCGAGCTTGACCAGGGCCGGGTGCTCGGCCTGCCACGTGATGGTCGCCCGGATGCCCAGCTCGATGCGGCGCAAGGGGTCAGGCTCGGCGCCGATCGCCTCCCGCTGGCAGCGGCGGAGACGGTGCTGGGCCTCGGTCAGGATCTCGTGGAGGAGCGACTCCTTCGAGTTGAAGTACCAGTAGAAGACCCCCTTGCCGACACCGATGCCGTCGACGATCTCCGACACCGCGGTGGGGTCATAGCCGTGCTCCGCGAACCGCTCGGTGGCGTAGTCCATGAGCTGGCGGCGCCGTTCACGGCCACGGGGGGTGAGTCGCCGGTCGGTCATCGCGGTCGACGCTACCAGGGGAGGCGAGGCCCCCTCTTGGGTGGTGGCGACGCCCGACATCAACATGTACGCGCCACGAAACCCCCCGTTCACAGTGAGGCCGTACGGTCACCGACATGGAGACCTACGTGGTACGTCTGTGGCTTCCAGATCGACCTGGGGCGCTCGGTGCGGTCACCAGTCGCATCGGTGCGGTCCGGGGAAGCGTGGTGGGGATCGAGATCCTCGAACGAAGCGCCGGAGGGGCGATCGACGAACTGGTCGTGGAGCTTCCCGCCGACGATCTCGTCGAGCTGTTGATCCACGAGGTCGGCCAGGTCGACGGCGTCGATGTGGAGTTCATCGAACCGATCGCCGGTGCCGTGCACGATCCCCGGCTCGACGCGCTCGAGATCGCTGCGGTCCTGGTCGGGGCCCCGACCCCCGACGACCTGCTCGAGGCCTTGTGCACCCACGCCCGTCGCACGATCGGCGCCACCTGGGCGTCGGTGGTCGATCTCGAGGACGGCGAGGTCAGGGTCGGCGACGGTCCCGGTCCGGCTCCGGCTTGGCTGGCCGCCTTCGTCGAAGGCACGAGGTTGATGCACCACGGTGAGTCTGGTGGTCCCGATGACGTCGTGTGGGCGCCCTTGCCCGCATCGGGGTACGCGCTGTTGCTGGGACGGACCGGTACCGCCTTCCGGGCGCTGGAGCGGAGGCACGTCGCTGCGCTGGCGAGGATCGCCGACACCAGGTTTCGCGATGTGAGACGGACCCGGTCGCAGGCGCTGCACCCCAGCGTCTGATCGACGGTGGACACCTTCAGGCGGAGGCGATCCACCCTCGCGAGCGCTCGACGGCCCTGAGCCACTGGGTGTGGTCGGCATCGGCCCGGTCACGGTCGAGCGCGGGTGTCGCCTCGACGTCGACGGCCCAGTGGTCCCCGATCTCCTCCAGCGACGACCACACGCCCTCGGCGAGTCCTGCCAGGTACGCGGCACCGATGGCGGTGGTCTCCTGGTTGGCCGGCCGCGAGACGGGGACACCGAGTTGGTCGGCCTGGAGCTGGAGCAGCAGGTCCATGGCCGACGCCCCACCGTCGGCACGCATCGACTGCACCTCGCGACCCGATGCCGAGCACATGACATCGACCACGTCACGTGTCTGGTGCACCATGGCGTCGATGACTGCCCGGGCCAGGTGCGCGCGGCCGGTTCCGCGGGTGATCCCGACGATGGTCCCGCGGGCATGAGGGTCCCACCACGGGCTACCGAGGCCAGTGAAGGCGGGGACGAACACCACCCCGTCGCTGTCGTCACACTGGCGCGCCAGCGCCTCGAGCTCGGATGCGGCCCCGATGATCCCCAGCCCGTCGCGCAACCACTGCACCGCCGCCCCGGTCGCGAAGATCGAGCCCTCGAGCGCGTAGTGCGTGATCGATCCCCCGGCGGGCGAGGCGATCGTCCAGGCGACCGTGGTCAGCAGACCGTCGATGGGCTCGGGACAGCTGTCGCCGACGTTCATCAACACGAACGAGCCCGTGCCGTAGGTGTTCTTGGTCATGCCCGGCCGCACACAGGCCTGGCCGAAGAGCGCCGCCTGCTGGTCGCCGGCGATCCCGCTGATGGGCACGTCGGCACCGAGCGCGGTGGTGTCGGCGGTGACTCCGAAGCGGCCGCTGCTCGGACGGACCTCGGGCAGGGCGTGGCCCGGCACCCCGAACAGTTCGATGAGATCGTCGGACCAGCTCAGACGGTGGATGTCGTAGAGCATGGTGCGGCTGGCGTTGCTCGGATCGGTGGCGTGGACCGCGCCTCCGGAGAGCTTCCACAGCAGCCACGAATCGATGGTCCCCACCGCCAGGTCGTCGTCGTCGCCAACGCCGCCCTTGTCGATGAGCCACCGCAGCTTGGTGGCCGAGAAGTACGGATCGAGCACCAGGCCGGTCCGGTCGCGGACCATGGGCAGGTGTCCGCCGGCCTCGAGCGCCTCGCACTCACCGGCGGTGCGTCGGTCCTGCCACACGATCGCGTGGTGCCGTGGCGCTCCCGTCCGGCGGTCCCAGGCCACGATGGTCTCTCGTTGGTCGGTGATCCCCACGGTGGCGACCGTGTCGTCCAGCGAGGAGATCAGCTCGGCCAGGGTGCGCTGCACCGTCGACCAGATCTCCTCGGCATCGTGTTCGACCCAGCCTGGACGAGGGAAGTGCTGGGTGAACTCGTGGTAGGACCACCTCACCGGTTGTCCGCGCTCGTCGACCGCCAGGGCGCGCACACCGGTGGTGCCGGCGTCGATGGAGATGACCACTGCCATGGCGCCATACCCTACGCAACCGTCGCGTCTCGTGGTCCACTCGCTAGCGTGACGCATCGGACCGCTCGGGTGGCGTCCGACGACGACCAACCAGAACAGGAGCTCAGATGCGTGTCGGGGTCTTGACCGCCGGTGGGGACTGTCCGGGACTCAACGCGGTGATCCGCGCGGTGGTGCGAAAGGCCGAGCGCCACTACGGCGACTCGGTCGTCGGGTTCCATGACGGGTTTCGAGGCGTGATCGAGAACGACTGGACCGAGCTCGACGTCGAACGGTGCCGAGGGATCCTGCCCCGTGGCGGAACGATCCTCGGCACGAGCCGGGTCGAACCGTACTCGGAGCACGACGGTGTCGAACGGGTCCGGCTCACCATGTCCGAACTCGGAGTCGATGCCCTGATCGCGGTCGGAGGGGACGGTTCGCTGGGAGCGGCGCGCGATCTCGCCGACGACGGCGTGCCGATCGTCGGGGTCCCCAAGACCATCGACAACGACATCGATGCCACCGAGATGACCTTCGGGTTCGACACTGCGGTACAGATCGCCACCGACGCCATCGACCGGCTCCACACCACCGCCGAGTCCCACGACCGAGTGATGGTCGTCGAGGTCATGGGACGCCACGCCGGACACATCGCGATCAGGGCGGGCCTG
This genomic interval carries:
- the glpK gene encoding glycerol kinase GlpK, which encodes MAVVISIDAGTTGVRALAVDERGQPVRWSYHEFTQHFPRPGWVEHDAEEIWSTVQRTLAELISSLDDTVATVGITDQRETIVAWDRRTGAPRHHAIVWQDRRTAGECEALEAGGHLPMVRDRTGLVLDPYFSATKLRWLIDKGGVGDDDDLAVGTIDSWLLWKLSGGAVHATDPSNASRTMLYDIHRLSWSDDLIELFGVPGHALPEVRPSSGRFGVTADTTALGADVPISGIAGDQQAALFGQACVRPGMTKNTYGTGSFVLMNVGDSCPEPIDGLLTTVAWTIASPAGGSITHYALEGSIFATGAAVQWLRDGLGIIGAASELEALARQCDDSDGVVFVPAFTGLGSPWWDPHARGTIVGITRGTGRAHLARAVIDAMVHQTRDVVDVMCSASGREVQSMRADGGASAMDLLLQLQADQLGVPVSRPANQETTAIGAAYLAGLAEGVWSSLEEIGDHWAVDVEATPALDRDRADADHTQWLRAVERSRGWIASA
- a CDS encoding TetR/AcrR family transcriptional regulator; the encoded protein is MTDRRLTPRGRERRRQLMDYATERFAEHGYDPTAVSEIVDGIGVGKGVFYWYFNSKESLLHEILTEAQHRLRRCQREAIGAEPDPLRRIELGIRATITWQAEHPALVKLAQFASGEDRFAPTLRQAHDVALADVVGLVKDAIISGQVRDDDPQMLAHAILGVTVHLSIMLRHEHGPDAGELADLAVRFCLDGLAV
- a CDS encoding SRPBCC family protein → MPEQATERTVIAAPLERCYEVAADVERYPEWANDVKEARVLERDDQGRPLEVAFRTAAMGRSTNYTLRYDYDQAPKRLSWRLVSGDLTRVLDGSYEFSPHPDDPGSTEVAYTLNVDLVVPLPGFVKRRAETKILRTALPELKARVEAITTS
- a CDS encoding ATP-dependent 6-phosphofructokinase, with product MRVGVLTAGGDCPGLNAVIRAVVRKAERHYGDSVVGFHDGFRGVIENDWTELDVERCRGILPRGGTILGTSRVEPYSEHDGVERVRLTMSELGVDALIAVGGDGSLGAARDLADDGVPIVGVPKTIDNDIDATEMTFGFDTAVQIATDAIDRLHTTAESHDRVMVVEVMGRHAGHIAIRAGLAGGASLTLIPEHPFDIEAVCESIFRRHRRAKKYATIIVVAEGAEPVAGTLDLAPKERDRFGHVRLGGIAQVVADEVEHRTGYETRVTILGHVQRGGTPTSFDRVLASRYGVAAIDAVHDAAFGQMVALDADRIVRVDLHEATGTLKMVSDELYDAASQFFS
- a CDS encoding ROK family protein, whose protein sequence is MAAISVGVDLGGTKVFGVAVDPESAQVVATRRTSTPSSGAEIVSSIVQMVEELAGEAQRPLGSVGIGAAGLVDARGVLRFAPNLPGVVDLDLAGAVGSRVEAPVAVDNDATCSAVAEHRTGAARGTANAIVVALGTGIGGALIMDGEVRRGANHMAGEFGHLLVDPDGPPCGCGNRGCWEQYASGSALGRLGRDAASSGRAPSLLDRAEGRLDEIDGLAVTAAAVAGDQAAVAVLDDFARWVAVGLAGLVNIVDPELVVMGGGLVRAGDLLLDPVRTHLDDLVMGAAYRPAVPVAPATAGDAAAAVGAALLFAA
- the queG gene encoding tRNA epoxyqueuosine(34) reductase QueG translates to MPDVTDDGDDGAVPVARSPVDSDHILGIGRAAGLDAVGIASAEPFDLARDEIERRRAAGLHAGMAFTFRNPARSTDPSRTLPSAAALVVGALSYAEPGSAPVPGRGPVGRVAKYSWTDHYARLREALGVVADELKGAGWRGIVLADDNALVDRAAAHRAGIGWLGKNANLLLPGQGSWFVLGAVLTDAPLDPVDEPVPDGCGSCTQCLEGCPTGAIIEPGVVDARRCLAWLVQAPGSFPHEHREALGDRIYGCDDCQDVCPPNRRVLRQIAGSTTDQAGDIEGWVPLLEMLASSDDELLERHGRWYIPQRDPAYLRRNALLALANVADPDAASVRDAVAGALVHHDALVRSHAVWAARRLGYDELTSALADDPDPSVQDELAAPAPTPRRTL
- a CDS encoding aminotransferase class I/II-fold pyridoxal phosphate-dependent enzyme, which encodes MEFRRITGLPPYVFATINDLKIEARRAGRDVIDLGFGNPDLSSPQIAVDKLAEAVQNPRNHRYSQSKGIPKLREAVAALYSRRFDVELDPETEVINTIGAKEGFSHLMWVLLQAGDTALVPTPSYPIHIWGPLFAGANITEVPLGTGDDFFSAMEEAWEYAWPKPRVAVLSFPHNPTTTCVDLDFFAKTVEFARERNVVLVHDHAYADLGFDGYEPPSILQVPGAKDVAVELYSMTKSYSMAGWRVAFMVGNPEVVAALAKLKSYLDYGTFQPIQIAATVTLNEADEYPGQVRQVYQARRDALIDGLDRIGWSVPRPQGTMFAWAPIPEAYHEMDSVEFASHLVTEADVAVSPGAGFGSGGERFVRFALIENEQRINQAVRNLRRALTKL
- a CDS encoding glycosyltransferase family 4 protein, whose protein sequence is MKHLLVTNDFPPKVGGIQGYLWELWRRLPPDSFTVLTTPHPEAATWDAEQRFAVERTRQPVLLPTPGLRDEIDRLAERTGAELVVLDPALPLGALGPSLRRPYAIVLHGAEVTVPGRLPGSRALLGRVLRGADRVIAAGGYPLAEGEHAAGRTLPGVVVPPGVDVDRFRPLGPQERAAARSRLGLPPDSTIVLGLSRLVPRKGFDVLIEAAGSLAARHRSLLVAIAGSGRDRPRLERLARRCGAPVQFLGRVPDDSVPALYASADVFAMLCRNRWAGLEQEGFGIVFLEAAAAGVATIAGRSGGAGEAVAHGQTGLVVDRPTDPASVASAIDVLLADPDRRQQMGQRARRRVVADFTYTGLAARLGSALGVDS